The following DNA comes from Chelmon rostratus isolate fCheRos1 chromosome 3, fCheRos1.pri, whole genome shotgun sequence.
GCACGGGCTCCTTGCGATGGTAATAACAGTAGAATGAACAGTACAAAGGTAAAACCAGGATTCAGGAAGACTGACTTCGGCTACAGCTAGCTAGTGCAGCATCCGGCTAACGTAAGCTTCAGTCCCCCATTGACGCCATGTTATGCTGTGTGCTAACGTAATGTTACGCGTAGTGTTATACCAGGCCGTTTAACCACACTGAACAACAAAGCTGAGTGAAAACGGTCTATTGAGAGAGACGCGTCACGTCAACTGAATCTTACAAACAATTAGCATCCGGCTAACCGCTAGCATAAAAAAGAGAACAAGCCGTTGAGCTGCGTAGCATACCTTGTTCGTTTCCTGAAGATCCACAACGTCGCTAAGACCTTGTATCCCGCTGTTTCTGACGGCCAGTAATTTTTAAATACAATCTGAACAGGGAAAATTGATAAACATTAGAAAATACATTTGCGCGCTGAGATCTACACAGCAGTGTCTCCAGACTACAATTTACAAACATTGGAGAGAGCACGcgctgaccaatcacagctcgcCCATAGGGTGTTGCTCTTCCATAGAAGGTAAAAGAGGCGGGGCTACAACTTCGTTACTACACTATCACTGTGGTAACAGCGacaattgaccaatcagagcccGCAGCGAAGAAAGCGGGCGATTTGTATACGTTGATGTCTTCAAAGGCAGTTCATTCACATTTCTGACCTTTGGTTGTATTGCTCCAGAACCAAGTGTTGAAAAAAGGCGGGTGTAACTTTTTAATTTTAGGCAGAATTTAGTGACTGTGATTGCACAATGCATTTCTACAACATGCGGGCAAAATGTGCCCTTATATGTGTTGCACACtcatgagaaaaacacaggggcataacaaaaatacaaaggTTATTAATGACAAATTGATTTACAGGAATAATTTCATTAAGCCTTTAAATAATTTGCAGTTGTCCAACGATAGAAACATTAAAATCAAGCTGCACACAGATTTGATAAAACAAGATCAGTGACATTAAATAGACCAGGTGAGATTTAAAGACATTCTTTGAGTCAAGTTAAAGTGATCATTGATGCTCCTCCGGATGTGCTGGAAGTGAGGGATAGACAGTGATCCCTCAGGCTTTACACATTGGTCCTCAGCTGGTAGTCtaaataaaaagagaacaaatatGAGGATACATTCCTACATCCATGTGTATCTGACCACTTGCTTAAATAGTACAATATGTTCCAAAAACAGTATGTCACATTATATGGAAGTCTAGTGGAACATTCTTAGTGTACCTCCACTCTGTGTAATGTACCGGACCCACGGCAAAGCCTGGTAACCACTTTTTTCAATGATCTTCATATATCGCACCTGGTGAAACAGAATGAGCGAGACAGAGTGGGACAACATGTTGAGGCAAGAATCATTAATGCGCATCGtcaattaaaattaaatctaGTTTGCCAGTCTGAGCACACAATATTAGCTCTTACAGGACCTGACATGACTATCCACGGGCTGTAAACGCCCTCTGCAAAGCAGGGAGCCTCAGTGCTTTAATATCATCCATATTGATTTAAACAAGACATCACATGCTTCAGAACCAgaatttatgtgtttttctctccaatAGACTTGACTCATACTACCACAGGCGGTATTCTTGGGTTGTTTGGCATTAGAGGAGAGCCtcagcataaacacacagttctgtatgcacacacacctgtattcCTGAGACTGTGAAGTATGGGATTTCAAATTTGACAGTGATGGGAGGTTTGCCCTCAAGCTCATCGTTCTCCACACTGGGCAGACCAAAATGAGCTCTCATTAGAAACTCTTTACCTccctggatggatggatggatgcacacacagacaaacggAATGGACAAATAAGCAGAAAGACATAACAAAACTTATTTCAGTCTTTGATCAAAATTTAAAATACAATGCAGCACAGGTTAAAGAAAGTCTCATAATCTGAAGTAAATGCAGTTGTGAATTGCTTACAGGGAAAGATTTGATGGTCCACACCACCAGGTTCTTCTCAGGCACATATTTGGCATTTCCTGTGCTGGTTTTGAACTTGGGTGAGTCAGCATCACTGGGTACGGGGACCCTCACCTCCACATTATTTGCCActgactgttttttaaattgtccctttgcctgaaaacacaacacaatataaCAGGCTGTTATTCTGTGAAAGCCTCTTTCATGCTGGTGCTCAAAGACACCGTCAGCTGTTACAGTGCAGGTAGTTTATGGTGTCATTGTGGAGACAGTGAACAACAACTGGAGACACAGTATCAgtaaaaagaatattttttgcTCTGATTCTTGTGCTTTTCATGCTTTGACACTTTTCTTGGCAGCTAATCTGCAGTGGCACAAAACGATCGTGATAAAAAGGCCTCTGACTTTGTTGCCAGTGAAGTCAAAAACACAGATGGTCGGTACCTTAACCATGATTTCCACTCTGCTGTGAGAGAATTTCTCTATGACTGACTCGATCCATATCAGAGGCTTCACCTGTCACAAGGAAGGATAGGGTTTcatcatgcaaacatttttaaaaattaaaacaacatcaaaatgcTTTGCTAAGGTTATATATGCACATTAATCAAGTTAATTAATGTGTTCACATGCATAGCGCTATAAGGCTTTGAGTTGCACTAATAGACGCATTATTTCTGCACATCCTGCATTACATTTGCAGTGAACAAATCTTGTACTGTATATGACCTTAAGTATTACAGTTGCTTTTGAAAGTAacttaaatgcattttatgtatttaatttaaAGGAGTTCCTTATCTATTTTCCTAGATCTTTAGACTGTTTCTTGTCTTGAATTTCCCTTCTaaggatcaataaagtcatatttttttatttactccaCCTATTTCTCTTTATATCCTGAAATTTCCAAAGGTAAAATATGACACTAGCAACATCATAACACCAAATATGTGTATTTACAGGACTTTGGCTTAAAGCATGTAACTAATGCAAAAAGCGAGCCATAAATATGGCACATGGTGTAAGTGACAGATATGAACGATTTAGTGTGGATACAAGGTATTGGACTGGACTAACATGAGTGTTGATGCGGTAGGACATGAGTTCAGACTCCCCGTCCGGAGGAATGAAGGAGATCGTTCGATCGCTCTCAAAGCGAGAGAGACGGACGCACTGGTGGAACTTCACATCCTCCATCACCACCGTCTTTCCTTTGTCACCTGAGCACAGAACCATACAATCAGTGCTGTTAATTTTAAATCTAACTAAAGCAGATAGATGGGCTACATGTGACGGATGGATGTGGCTGGACGGAGGCCGAAGACATACGTCCAGTGAGGGCGAAAAGCACTCGATCGTTCAGGCCCAGCCGCAGTTCGGGCATCCCAGACAGCATGGTTTTCAGCTTGATGCTGCCCACGATGTCGCTGCTCATCA
Coding sequences within:
- the ap1m2 gene encoding AP-1 complex subunit mu-2, translating into MSASAVFVLDLKGKVLICRNYKGDVDMAEIDHFMPLLMQHEEEGLLCPVLSHGSVHFMWIKHTNLYLVATTNKNSNASLVYSFLYKLVEVFTEYFKELEEESIQDNFVVVYELLDELMDFGFPQTTDSKILQEYITQEGAKLEVAKSKVPTTVTNAVSWRSEGIKYKKNEVFIDVIESINVLVNANGSVMSSDIVGSIKLKTMLSGMPELRLGLNDRVLFALTGRDKGKTVVMEDVKFHQCVRLSRFESDRTISFIPPDGESELMSYRINTHVKPLIWIESVIEKFSHSRVEIMVKAKGQFKKQSVANNVEVRVPVPSDADSPKFKTSTGNAKYVPEKNLVVWTIKSFPGGKEFLMRAHFGLPSVENDELEGKPPITVKFEIPYFTVSGIQVRYMKIIEKSGYQALPWVRYITQSGDYQLRTNV